A section of the Malus sylvestris chromosome 17, drMalSylv7.2, whole genome shotgun sequence genome encodes:
- the LOC126610489 gene encoding uncharacterized protein LOC126610489: protein MAAELSGSQNPGIHAESSRSENSKEIPHEYQAFIAAVRRGDWDEAKGLLTLHPNAITAKDTWGTALHNATAFGHEQIVEELVRMMTEEQLEIKDNHGWTALARAVRENIKMVECMVTKNKKLLGIVAESHHVTPIVIAAGCEQWDIVRFLYSLTPPQDLMLDEGICGSNLVAYCLVAKQFDIAWELLQHYPRFTCTRGMSPIIAFASLSSAFPSEALLKFWQKWIYNRIRIELGHSVNDFRINVQNQENEQGNQRNNTVLGLLQGLPSRLLEFLGINRIRELKLIHVRSCKILNYMCDVIKHLTIEEIRDSGVYPALLEAVQNGIVEVVTSLCKARPELLLVMNEDGKNLLQYAVECRQEKVYSLIYGVRQRNLIMNSVDNSFNNILHCAGMLSPLASKKLDRIAGAALQMQRERQWYKEVESIHIQLLGSNKNKDGMTPPELFTKTHKKLHEEGQKWMKETASSYTVVSALIITIMFAAAFTVPGGNNQETGFPIFLNQKLFMVFIVSDAISLFSSATSVLMFLSILTSRYAEDDFLKSLPTKMIIGLSTLFISIATMMVAFSSTLFIMLWDKPCITYPIIFLAGVPVILFVWMQIPLLVDIVVSTYGGGIFDRKVKHWM from the exons ATGGCAGCAGAGTTGAGCGGATCACAAAACCCAGGTATCCATGCAGAGTCGAGTAGATCAGAAAACTCAA AGGAGATCCCGCATGAGTATCAAGCTTTTATCGCTGCTGTAAGGAGGGGTGATTGGGATGAAGCGAAGGGGTTACTTACCCTACACCCCAATGCAATAACAGCAAAGGATACATGGGGGACAGCTCTTCACAACGCAACAGCATTCGGGCATGAGCAAATTGTGGAAGAGCTGGTGCGGATGATGACGGAGGAACAATTGGAGATAAAAGATAATCATGGTTGGACGGCTCTTGCTCGTGCTGTAAGAGAAAACATCAAGATGGTTGAATGCATGGTTACGAAGAACAAGAAACTACTCGGTATTGTCGCAGAGTCCCACCACGTGACTCCGATTGTCATCGCTGCTGGGTGTGAGCAATGGGATATAGTTCGGTTCCTCTACTCTCTCACTCCACCCCAAGATCTAATGCTAGATGAAGGCATTTGCGGCTCTAACCTTGTTGCATATTGTCTTGTTGCCAAACAATTTG aTATTGCATGGGAGTTACTTCAACATTACCCACGATTTACATGTACTCGAGGCATGTCCCCTATAATTGCATTTGCTTCTTTGTCCTCTGCATTCCCAAGTGAGGCGTTGCTCAAATTCTGGCAAAAGTGGATCTACAATC GTATACGCATAGAGCTTGGTCATTCCGTCAATGATTTTCGTATAAATGTTCAAAATCAAGAAAATGAACAGGGTAATCAAAGGAATAACACAG TCTTGGGTTTACTACAAGGACTTCCATCGAGGcttttagagtttttgg GAATCAACCGCATTCGTGAGCTGAAATTGATCCATGTTCGgtcatgtaaaattttgaactACATGTGTGACGTGATAAAACATTTAACTATTGAAGAAATTAGGGATAGCGGTGTATATCCTGCATTATTAGAAGCTGTTCAAAATGGGATTGTTGAGGTCGTTACTTCTTTATGTAAAGCAAGACCAGAACTGTTATTGGTAATGAATGAAGACGGAAAGAACCTATTGCAGTATGCTGTGGAATGCCGTCAAGAAAAAGTTTATAGCCTTATATACGGGGTTCGTCAAAGAAATCTCATTATGAATTCGGTAGATAATTCCTTTAACAACATCCTACATTGTGCGGGGATGTTATCTCCATTGGCAAGCAAAAAGCTTGATCGTATTGCAGGTGCAGCCTTGCAAATGCAGAGAGAAAGGCAATGGTACAAG GAGGTAGAGAGTATTCATATCCAACTCTTGGgatcaaataaaaataaagatggTATGACACCCCCTGAATTATTTACCAAAACCCACAAGAAATTGCATGAGGAAGGACAAAAGTGGATGAAAGAAACAGCAAGTTCTTATACAGTTGTTAGTGCCCTCATTATTACAATCATGTTTGCTGCAGCATTCACAGTTCCTGGTGGAAACAACCAAGAAACAGGGTTTCCCATATTCTTAAACCAAAAACTATTTATGGTTTTTATAGTTTCGGATGCAATTTCGCTCTTTTCTTCCGCAACTTCAGTGTTGATGTTTCTGAGCATCCTTACATCACGTTATGCTGAAGACGATTTCCTTAAATCCTTACCCACAAAGATGATAATAGGCCTTTCCACACTCTTCATCTCCATTGCGACCATGATGGTTGCCTTTTCTTCTACCCTATTCATCATGCTTTGGGACAAACCATGTATTACTTATCCAATCATTTTCCTTGCTGGTGTTCCCGtcattttatttgtttggaTGCAAATTCCCCTTCTCGTTGATATTGTCGTGTCTACTTATGGTGGAGGAATATTCGATAGGAAAGTCAAACACTGGATGTAA
- the LOC126610501 gene encoding mitogen-activated protein kinase kinase 3-like encodes MRVFGAIGSGASSVVRRAIHIPTYRILALKKINIFEKEFATFVGTVTYMSPERIRNENYSYPAHIWSLGLALFECGTGEFSYTANEGPVNLMLQILSHPFITKYEDSQVDLGAFV; translated from the exons ATGAGGGTGTTTGGGGCAATTGGCAGCGGCGCCAGCAGCGTTGTGCGGAGAGCTATCCACATTCCCACTTATCGGATTTTAGCGCTAAAGAAGATCAACATTTTCGAAAAGG AGTTTGCGACATTTGTTGGGACGGTCACTTACATGTCGCCTGAGCGAATTCGAAATGAGAATTATTCTTATCCAGCTCATATTTGGAGCCTTGGTCTTGCTCTCTTTGAGTGTGGTACTGGAGAATTTTCATATACAGCTAATGAAGGACCCGTCAATCTTATGCTGCAG ATACTTTCACACCCCTTCATCACAAAGTACGAGGATTCCCAAGTGGACTTAGGAGCATTTGTCTGA